GGCCTTGGCCAGCATCGTCTTGCCCACGCCGGGGACGTCCTCGATCAGCAGGTGCCCCTCGGCGAGCAGCACGGTCAGCGCGAGCCGTACGACCTCGGGCTTGCCCTCGATCACGCCCTCGACGGACGCGCGCACCCGCTCGACCGTGGCGGTCAGGTCATCCCCCACCCTCGAATACGCTCGGGCGGGGGCGCCCCCATGGCTCGCTGGATCGTCATAGGTCGACACCCGGCCCTCCTCGGCCCCGTACTTTCCGGGCCGACGCTGTCTGCGAAACCGGCCCACCCCGAAACACGGGCACCGCGCGGGAAAAGTTCCGCGCGACGCCACACCCCGCATTCTTGCTGCCGTTACCGATTCGTGTCACTCGCCTGTGGACAACTGCCCCCAGGATGTCGGTGTCACGTCCTTCTCGATCCCGGTTTCAGACGCAGGGTCGGCGGGATGTCTCCGGGGCGGCCGGCCGGTGCGCCGGTCAGGCCGGGTCGACCTCGCGCAGCAGACCCGTGCGCACGTCGAACACGAAACCGCGCACGTCGTCGGTGTGCAGCAGGAACGGCGAGGTGCGCACCCGCTGCATGGACTGGCGGACGTCCTGGTCGACGTCCCGGAAGGCCTCCACCGCCCAGGCCGGCCGCTGGCCGACCTCCATCTCCAGGTCGTGCCGGAAGTCCTCGGTGATGGACTCCATGCCGCAGCCGGTGTGGTGGATGAGGACCACGCTGCGGGTGCCGAGCGCGCGCTGGCTGATGGTCAGGGAGCGGATCACGTCGTCGGTGACCACACCGCCCGCGTTGCGGATGGTGTGACAGTCGCCGAGCTGCAGGCCGAGCGCCTTGTGCAGGTCGAGGCGGGCGTCCATGCAGGCCACGACCGCGACCTTGAGTACGGGGCGGGCGTCCATGCCCGGGTCGGTGAACTCGGCGGCGTACGCCTGGTTCGCCGCGACCAGGCGGTCCGTCACGGTGCCGCCCTCGGTTATGGCGCCTTCGGATCCAGTGGGAGCTGCTGCGGAAGTCGTCATACCCCTGACGTTACTGGTCACCGCCCGTACCGTCGCCCGGTGAGAGCGGGACAAAAAACGTCATCGCGGCGTGTTGTGAGCCAATCCACAGGCAGGGCAAACCTGCTCCGAGCGGGTGAACACCGCCGAATCCCGGCTCCCGCCCCGATGCGCCAGGCGACGCGCAGGCCGGTTGATTGACCGCGAGACACGGTGGACTAAAGTGGCGCGAAGCGGGAGGCGCGGCTCTCCCTGCTGGTGAAACCCCCGGAGACCCCGGCTCGCCCCCGGACCGTCTCCCCACGTGCGCGGCGCGTACGTACGGCTCGGCCTCCTCCCGCTCCCGGTCCGGCTGACGCTTCCGGCGCCGGCAGGCCTTTCCTCGACGAGCTGGCGGGGACCCGGCGGTGCGTGCGGCCCGCGCCGGACGACGAGAGGCCCCCAGACGATGAACGAGCGCGAAGCGCTTCCGCGTGACAGCGGTGGTGGGCGACAGGAGGGACAGGACCGGCACGTCCCGGTGATGCTCCAGCGGTGCCTGGACCTGCTGGCGCCCGCCCTGGAGCGCCCGGGAGCGGTGGTCGTCGACTGCACCCTCGGCCTCGGCGGACACAGCGAAGGGCTGCTGGCCCGGTTCCCCGAGGCCCGGCTGATCGGCCTCGACCGGGACAAGGAGGCGCTGCGGCTGTCCGGCGAGCGGCTGGCGCCCTACGGCGAGCGCGCCACCCTCGTGCACGCCGTCTACGACGAACTGCCCGAGGTGCTGCGCCGGCTCCGCATCGCGCGCGTGCAGGGCGTCCTGTTCGACCTCGGGGTCTCCTCCATGCAGCTGGACGAGGCCGAGCGCGGCTTCGCCTACGCCCAGGACGCGCCCCTGGACATGCGGATGGACCAGACGACCGGCATCAGCGCCGCCGAGGTCCTCAACACCTACCCGGCGGGCGAACTCGTGCGGATCCTGCGCGCGTACGGCGAGGAGAAGCAGGCCAAGCGGATCGTGTCCGCGATCGTGCGCGAGCGCGAGAAGGAGCCGTTCAGCAACAGCGCGCGGCTGGTGGAGCTGATCCGGGACGCGCTGCCGCAGGCCGCCAAGCGCACCGGCGGAAACCCGGCCAAGCGCACCTTCCAGGCGCTGCGCATCGAGGTCAACGGCGAACTGTCCGTCCTGGAGCGGGCGATCCCGGCCGCGGTGAAGGCCCTGGACGTCGGCGGCCGCATCGCCGTCCTGTCGTACCACTCGCTGGAGGACCGTCTGGTCAAGCACGTCTTCGCGGCCGGCGCGGCCTCCACCGCACCCCCCGGCCTCCCGGTCGTGCCGGAGCGCTACCAGCCGCGGCTCAAGCTGCTCACCCGGGGTGCCGAACTTCCCACCGAGGAAGAGGTCGCCGAGAACCGCCGGGCCGCCCCGGCCAGGCTGCGCGGCGCGGAACGCATCAGGGAGGACGCCGAGTGACCGAGACGGGCCGGTTGGATTCCCGGACCGACGGGGGGAGCCGCGCGGACCTCCCGCCCGCCCGGGGCGCCTGCGCGGGGTCCCGGCCGGGCCGGGGGCGTCGGCAGGACTGCCGGGCACGACGGGGAGGCCGTGCGGGCTTCCGGATCCGCCGGGGGAGCCGTGCGTAGGAAACCCCAGCTGAGGGGGCGCGCCGCCCGGCTCGCGCGGCTCCTCCCGGCCGGCCGGGCCCGGGCCGCCCGCACCCCGTTCGTGCTGCTCGTCGTCCTGCTCCTCGGCGGCGGCCTGATCGGGCTGCTGATGCTCAACTCCGCGCTCAGCGAAGGGTCGTTCAAGCTCGCCGACCTGCAGAAGCAGACGAAGAACCTCACCGACGAGGAACAGGCGCTGCAGCGCGACATCGACGCCTACTCGTCCCCCGACGCCCTCCAGCGCCGCGCCCGCCAGCTCGGCATGGTCCCCGGCGGCGACCCGGTCTTCCTCGGCCCCGACGGCAGGGTCAAGGGCGTCCCGAGCCCCGCCCCCGAGTCCGCCGCCTTCACCGACCCGGTCCCGCCCGAGGTCCTGACCCCGGCCCCCGGCCCGTCCGCGGCCACGCCCGGCGCCCCCGGCCCGGCCCTGTCCGGCGTCCCGGCCCCGGCGACACCCGGCGCCCCCGCCGCGGCCACGGCCGGCGCCGCCACACCGCCCCAGGGCCTGTCCCAGCCCGCCCCCTCGGTCTCCGCGGCGGCCGCCCCCCCGCCCCCCGCCAGCTCCCAGCCCACCCCCACCCCCACCCCCACCCCGACCCCCGGCAGGTGACGGAAGTGTCCGACAGGGAACCGCCGCGCCGACGTGTGCCCGGGCCCGCCAGGCCGCCGCGGCCGAGGAGCGCCGCCGCGCGGCGGCAGCCCGTGCCCGGCGCCCGTCCGGCCCGGCGCCCGAGCGGGGCCCGGCCGATGACCGCGCCCCCGCTCCGGCTCGGCAGCCCCCGGCCCCGGCTGCGCATGGTCAGCCTCACGCTCACCCTGGTCCTGATCGCCTTCGTCGTACGGCTGCTGCAGGTGCAGGGCGTCGACGCGAGCGCGTACGCCGCGCGGGCCGAGCAGAACCGGTATGTCGTGCACACGCTGGCCGCCGAGCGCGGCGGGATCACCGACCGCAACGGCGTGGCCCTCGCCATCAGCCAGGACGCCTACGACATCACGGCCGACCCGACGATGTTCAGCAGGAAGCAGCTGAAGATCGGCGACGGCCCGGAGCAGGCCGCCGCGCTGCTCTCGCCGATCCTCGGGAAGAGCCAGGCCGACCTCGTGAGGAAGCTGCGGCCGAAGAACCCCGACTCCCGCTACGCCCGGCTCGCCACCCGGCAGACCCCGCAGGTCTGGAAGCAGATCAAGGACCTGAAGACCGCGCTCGCCGACAAGGCCGAGACCGACAGGAACACCGTCAACGTGCTCGCCGGCGTCTTCGCCGACCCCAGCAGCCAGCGCGTGTACCCCAACGGCGACCTCGCCGCCGGGATACTGGGCTGGGTCAACGCCGACGGCAAGGGCGGCGGCGGCATCGAGCAGGAGCTGAACAAGCAGCTCTCGGGGAAGGACGGCAAGATCCGCTACGCCCAGTCGGGCGGCCGCGAGGTGCCGACCGCGGGCTCCAACGAGACGCCCGCCGTGCCCGGTTCCGACGTCGAGCTGACCATCGACCGCGACATCCAGTGGGCCGCGCAGAACGCCATCACCGAGCAGGTGAAGAAGTCCAGGGCCGACCGCGGCTACGTCATCGTCCAGGACACCCGCACCGGCCAGATCCTGGCCATGGCCAACGCGCCCGGCTTCGACCCCAACGACCTGTCGAAGGCGGACGGCGCCGCCCTGGGCAACGCCGCCCTGCAGGACGCCTACGAGCCCGGCTCCACCGCCAAGGTGATGTCGATGGCGGCCGTGCTGGAGGAGAACGCGGCGACCCCGCTCACCCACGTCGTCGTACCCAACCGGCTGCACCGCGGCGACCGGCTCTTCTCCGACGACGTCGACCACGGCACCTGGTACCTCACGCTGAACGGCGTCCTCGCCAAGTCCAGCAACATCGGCACCATTCTGGCCACCGGCCAGCTGGGCAGGACGCAGCCCGAGGCCAACAAGGTCCTCTACTCGTACCTGCGCAGGTTCGGCATCGGCAGCTACACCGGGCTCGGCTTCCCCGGCGAGACGCCCGGCATCCTCGCGCCGTACCAGAAGTGGTCCACCTCGCAGCAGTACACGATTCCTTTCGGCCAGGGCTTCTCCCTCAACGCGATGCAGGCCGCCTCCGTGTACTCGACCATCGCCAACGGCGGGGTGCGGATCCAGCCGACCCTGGTGCGCGGCACCAAGGGCCCCGACGGGCGCTTCACCCCCGCGCCCCGGCCCAAGCAGACCCGCGTGGTCAGCGAGAAGACCGCCAGGACCCTGGCGCGGATGCTGGAGTCCGTGGTGGGCGACGAACAGGGCACCGGCGCCAAGGCGCGCATCCCCGGCTACAACGTCGCCGGCAAGACCGGCACGGCCAACCGCGTGGATCCGGCCACCGGCCGGTACCACGGCTACACGTCGTCGTTCGCCGGTTTCGCACCCGCCGACAACCCCCGGATCACCGTCTACTGCGCCATCCAGAACGCCACCTCGGGCAGCTACTTCGGCGGCCAGATCTGCGGCCCCATCTACAAGCAGGTGATGGAGTTCGCCCTGAAGACCCTCCAGGTGCCGCCGACCGGCGCGCCGGCCGCGAACCTGCCCGTCGACTACAAGCCCTGATCAGCACCGGAACACCAGGAACGAACCCGTGACGACGATCACCCCGGACCCCGGGAACCAAGGCGCCCGCAGCCCCT
This genomic interval from Streptomyces sp. NBC_00557 contains the following:
- a CDS encoding beta-class carbonic anhydrase; this translates as MTTSAAAPTGSEGAITEGGTVTDRLVAANQAYAAEFTDPGMDARPVLKVAVVACMDARLDLHKALGLQLGDCHTIRNAGGVVTDDVIRSLTISQRALGTRSVVLIHHTGCGMESITEDFRHDLEMEVGQRPAWAVEAFRDVDQDVRQSMQRVRTSPFLLHTDDVRGFVFDVRTGLLREVDPA
- the rsmH gene encoding 16S rRNA (cytosine(1402)-N(4))-methyltransferase RsmH, giving the protein MNEREALPRDSGGGRQEGQDRHVPVMLQRCLDLLAPALERPGAVVVDCTLGLGGHSEGLLARFPEARLIGLDRDKEALRLSGERLAPYGERATLVHAVYDELPEVLRRLRIARVQGVLFDLGVSSMQLDEAERGFAYAQDAPLDMRMDQTTGISAAEVLNTYPAGELVRILRAYGEEKQAKRIVSAIVREREKEPFSNSARLVELIRDALPQAAKRTGGNPAKRTFQALRIEVNGELSVLERAIPAAVKALDVGGRIAVLSYHSLEDRLVKHVFAAGAASTAPPGLPVVPERYQPRLKLLTRGAELPTEEEVAENRRAAPARLRGAERIREDAE
- a CDS encoding septum formation initiator family protein codes for the protein MRRKPQLRGRAARLARLLPAGRARAARTPFVLLVVLLLGGGLIGLLMLNSALSEGSFKLADLQKQTKNLTDEEQALQRDIDAYSSPDALQRRARQLGMVPGGDPVFLGPDGRVKGVPSPAPESAAFTDPVPPEVLTPAPGPSAATPGAPGPALSGVPAPATPGAPAAATAGAATPPQGLSQPAPSVSAAAAPPPPASSQPTPTPTPTPTPGR
- a CDS encoding peptidoglycan D,D-transpeptidase FtsI family protein, which codes for MSDREPPRRRVPGPARPPRPRSAAARRQPVPGARPARRPSGARPMTAPPLRLGSPRPRLRMVSLTLTLVLIAFVVRLLQVQGVDASAYAARAEQNRYVVHTLAAERGGITDRNGVALAISQDAYDITADPTMFSRKQLKIGDGPEQAAALLSPILGKSQADLVRKLRPKNPDSRYARLATRQTPQVWKQIKDLKTALADKAETDRNTVNVLAGVFADPSSQRVYPNGDLAAGILGWVNADGKGGGGIEQELNKQLSGKDGKIRYAQSGGREVPTAGSNETPAVPGSDVELTIDRDIQWAAQNAITEQVKKSRADRGYVIVQDTRTGQILAMANAPGFDPNDLSKADGAALGNAALQDAYEPGSTAKVMSMAAVLEENAATPLTHVVVPNRLHRGDRLFSDDVDHGTWYLTLNGVLAKSSNIGTILATGQLGRTQPEANKVLYSYLRRFGIGSYTGLGFPGETPGILAPYQKWSTSQQYTIPFGQGFSLNAMQAASVYSTIANGGVRIQPTLVRGTKGPDGRFTPAPRPKQTRVVSEKTARTLARMLESVVGDEQGTGAKARIPGYNVAGKTGTANRVDPATGRYHGYTSSFAGFAPADNPRITVYCAIQNATSGSYFGGQICGPIYKQVMEFALKTLQVPPTGAPAANLPVDYKP